The Maniola hyperantus chromosome 9, iAphHyp1.2, whole genome shotgun sequence genome includes a region encoding these proteins:
- the LOC117985149 gene encoding sex-lethal homolog isoform X4, producing the protein MCDRYPGYLFGGTPVSSWDRSFNSLENQIQQQYRGRHHPSVRCWGSMSEGGGISSAGGDRDTSRTNLIVNYLPQTMTEKDLYAMFMTIGPIESCRVMKDFKTGYSYGFGFVNFTREEDAARAIDTFNGYQLRNKRLKVSYARPSGEEIKDTNLYVTNLPRGISEDQLETIFGKYGRIVQKHILRDKNNGNPRGVAFVRFDKREEAQEAIAALNNVIPEGGTEPLCVKVAEEHGKQKAAYYAGWAAGFHHNRGDVNWNCGTCMIPGPDPWDRFPSPPLPGSHPNTPRNGCRPGVCVNNRMGYPPGKTTPRSGRGRNFPWGQGYGGEERFKGPRMRNGQAPYWRNNYS; encoded by the exons CAAATCCAACAGCAGTATCGAGGTCGACATCACCCGAGCGTGCGTTGTTGGGGCAGCATGTCGGAGGGCGGCGGCATATCGTCTGCGGGCGGCGATCGCGATACCAGCAGAACCAACCTGATAGTCAACTATCTGCCGCAGACTATGACTGAAAAGGACTTATACGCCATGTTCATGACTATAGGACCTATTGAGAGCTGCAGAGTTATGAAGGACTTTAAG ACTGGCTACAGTTACGGTTTCGGCTTCGTTAACTTCACGAGAGAAGAGGACGCGGCGAGAGCGATCGACACTTTCAACGGCTACCAGCTTAGGAATAAGCGGTTAAAG GTATCATATGCGCGTCCGTCCGGCGAAGAAATTAAGGATACGAACCTATACGTCACCAACTTACCTCGTGGCATCTCCGAGGACCAGCTGGAGACGATATTCGGCAAATACGGACGAATAGTGCAGAAACACATACTAAGAGATAAGAATAATGGCAACCCCAGGGGAGTCGCCTTTGTTAG GTTTGATAAGCGTGAAGAGGCCCAAGAGGCAATAGCGGCACTAAACAACGTCATACCGGAAGGTGGTACGGAACCACTGTGCGTTAAGGTTg CGGAAGAGCATGGTAAGCAGAAGGCGGCATACTATGCAGGTTGGGCGGCTGGTTTTCATCATAATCGAG GAGACGTCAACTGGAACTGCGGAACCTGCATGATACCAGGTCCGGACCCCTGGGACAGGTTTCCCTCCCCACCCTTACCGGGAAGCCATCCAAACACACCCAGAAACGGATGCAGGCCCGGCGTTTGCGTCAACAACCGGATGGGTTACCCTCCTGGAAAAACTACCCCCAGATCAGGACGTGGAAGGAACTTCCCTTGGGGTCAAGGTTATGGTGGCGAGGAGAGATTCAAAGGGCCCAGGATGAGGAATGGCCAGGCGCCATATTG gCGAAACAACTACAGTTAG
- the LOC117985149 gene encoding sex-lethal homolog isoform X1 → MCDRYPGYLFGGTPVSSWDRSFNSLENQIQQQYRGRHHPSVRCWGSMSEGGGISSAGGDRDTSRTNLIVNYLPQTMTEKDLYAMFMTIGPIESCRVMKDFKTGYSYGFGFVNFTREEDAARAIDTFNGYQLRNKRLKVSYARPSGEEIKDTNLYVTNLPRGISEDQLETIFGKYGRIVQKHILRDKNNGNPRGVAFVRFDKREEAQEAIAALNNVIPEGGTEPLCVKPAPLEEHIKPGWWVRTVPRGSVRRRLHSETTVAEEHGKQKAAYYAGWAAGFHHNRGDVNWNCGTCMIPGPDPWDRFPSPPLPGSHPNTPRNGCRPGVCVNNRMGYPPGKTTPRSGRGRNFPWGQGYGGEERFKGPRMRNGQAPYWRNNYS, encoded by the exons CAAATCCAACAGCAGTATCGAGGTCGACATCACCCGAGCGTGCGTTGTTGGGGCAGCATGTCGGAGGGCGGCGGCATATCGTCTGCGGGCGGCGATCGCGATACCAGCAGAACCAACCTGATAGTCAACTATCTGCCGCAGACTATGACTGAAAAGGACTTATACGCCATGTTCATGACTATAGGACCTATTGAGAGCTGCAGAGTTATGAAGGACTTTAAG ACTGGCTACAGTTACGGTTTCGGCTTCGTTAACTTCACGAGAGAAGAGGACGCGGCGAGAGCGATCGACACTTTCAACGGCTACCAGCTTAGGAATAAGCGGTTAAAG GTATCATATGCGCGTCCGTCCGGCGAAGAAATTAAGGATACGAACCTATACGTCACCAACTTACCTCGTGGCATCTCCGAGGACCAGCTGGAGACGATATTCGGCAAATACGGACGAATAGTGCAGAAACACATACTAAGAGATAAGAATAATGGCAACCCCAGGGGAGTCGCCTTTGTTAG GTTTGATAAGCGTGAAGAGGCCCAAGAGGCAATAGCGGCACTAAACAACGTCATACCGGAAGGTGGTACGGAACCACTGTGCGTTAAG CCAGCGCCCTTAGAGGAGCATATTAAACCTGGTTGGTGGGTCAGGACGGTTCCACGCGGCAGTGTACGCCGGCGACTGCACAGCGAAACAACG GTAGCGGAAGAGCATGGTAAGCAGAAGGCGGCATACTATGCAGGTTGGGCGGCTGGTTTTCATCATAATCGAG GAGACGTCAACTGGAACTGCGGAACCTGCATGATACCAGGTCCGGACCCCTGGGACAGGTTTCCCTCCCCACCCTTACCGGGAAGCCATCCAAACACACCCAGAAACGGATGCAGGCCCGGCGTTTGCGTCAACAACCGGATGGGTTACCCTCCTGGAAAAACTACCCCCAGATCAGGACGTGGAAGGAACTTCCCTTGGGGTCAAGGTTATGGTGGCGAGGAGAGATTCAAAGGGCCCAGGATGAGGAATGGCCAGGCGCCATATTG gCGAAACAACTACAGTTAG
- the LOC117985149 gene encoding sex-lethal homolog isoform X3 has product MCDRYPGYLFGGTPVSSWDRSFNSLENQIQQQYRGRHHPSVRCWGSMSEGGGISSAGGDRDTSRTNLIVNYLPQTMTEKDLYAMFMTIGPIESCRVMKDFKTGYSYGFGFVNFTREEDAARAIDTFNGYQLRNKRLKVSYARPSGEEIKDTNLYVTNLPRGISEDQLETIFGKYGRIVQKHILRDKNNGNPRGVAFVRFDKREEAQEAIAALNNVIPEGGTEPLCVKVAEEHGKQKAAYYAGWAAGFHHNRGDVNWNCGTCMIPGPDPWDRFPSPPLPGSHPNTPRNGCRPGVCVNNRMGYPPGKTTPRSGRGRNFPWGQGYGGEERFKGPRMRNGQAPYWRNNYS; this is encoded by the exons CAAATCCAACAGCAGTATCGAGGTCGACATCACCCGAGCGTGCGTTGTTGGGGCAGCATGTCGGAGGGCGGCGGCATATCGTCTGCGGGCGGCGATCGCGATACCAGCAGAACCAACCTGATAGTCAACTATCTGCCGCAGACTATGACTGAAAAGGACTTATACGCCATGTTCATGACTATAGGACCTATTGAGAGCTGCAGAGTTATGAAGGACTTTAAG ACTGGCTACAGTTACGGTTTCGGCTTCGTTAACTTCACGAGAGAAGAGGACGCGGCGAGAGCGATCGACACTTTCAACGGCTACCAGCTTAGGAATAAGCGGTTAAAG GTATCATATGCGCGTCCGTCCGGCGAAGAAATTAAGGATACGAACCTATACGTCACCAACTTACCTCGTGGCATCTCCGAGGACCAGCTGGAGACGATATTCGGCAAATACGGACGAATAGTGCAGAAACACATACTAAGAGATAAGAATAATGGCAACCCCAGGGGAGTCGCCTTTGTTAG GTTTGATAAGCGTGAAGAGGCCCAAGAGGCAATAGCGGCACTAAACAACGTCATACCGGAAGGTGGTACGGAACCACTGTGCGTTAAG GTAGCGGAAGAGCATGGTAAGCAGAAGGCGGCATACTATGCAGGTTGGGCGGCTGGTTTTCATCATAATCGAG GAGACGTCAACTGGAACTGCGGAACCTGCATGATACCAGGTCCGGACCCCTGGGACAGGTTTCCCTCCCCACCCTTACCGGGAAGCCATCCAAACACACCCAGAAACGGATGCAGGCCCGGCGTTTGCGTCAACAACCGGATGGGTTACCCTCCTGGAAAAACTACCCCCAGATCAGGACGTGGAAGGAACTTCCCTTGGGGTCAAGGTTATGGTGGCGAGGAGAGATTCAAAGGGCCCAGGATGAGGAATGGCCAGGCGCCATATTG gCGAAACAACTACAGTTAG
- the LOC117985149 gene encoding sex-lethal homolog isoform X2, which produces MMMQPKMEPRRCLFTLVLKQIQQQYRGRHHPSVRCWGSMSEGGGISSAGGDRDTSRTNLIVNYLPQTMTEKDLYAMFMTIGPIESCRVMKDFKTGYSYGFGFVNFTREEDAARAIDTFNGYQLRNKRLKVSYARPSGEEIKDTNLYVTNLPRGISEDQLETIFGKYGRIVQKHILRDKNNGNPRGVAFVRFDKREEAQEAIAALNNVIPEGGTEPLCVKPAPLEEHIKPGWWVRTVPRGSVRRRLHSETTVAEEHGKQKAAYYAGWAAGFHHNRGDVNWNCGTCMIPGPDPWDRFPSPPLPGSHPNTPRNGCRPGVCVNNRMGYPPGKTTPRSGRGRNFPWGQGYGGEERFKGPRMRNGQAPYWRNNYS; this is translated from the exons CAAATCCAACAGCAGTATCGAGGTCGACATCACCCGAGCGTGCGTTGTTGGGGCAGCATGTCGGAGGGCGGCGGCATATCGTCTGCGGGCGGCGATCGCGATACCAGCAGAACCAACCTGATAGTCAACTATCTGCCGCAGACTATGACTGAAAAGGACTTATACGCCATGTTCATGACTATAGGACCTATTGAGAGCTGCAGAGTTATGAAGGACTTTAAG ACTGGCTACAGTTACGGTTTCGGCTTCGTTAACTTCACGAGAGAAGAGGACGCGGCGAGAGCGATCGACACTTTCAACGGCTACCAGCTTAGGAATAAGCGGTTAAAG GTATCATATGCGCGTCCGTCCGGCGAAGAAATTAAGGATACGAACCTATACGTCACCAACTTACCTCGTGGCATCTCCGAGGACCAGCTGGAGACGATATTCGGCAAATACGGACGAATAGTGCAGAAACACATACTAAGAGATAAGAATAATGGCAACCCCAGGGGAGTCGCCTTTGTTAG GTTTGATAAGCGTGAAGAGGCCCAAGAGGCAATAGCGGCACTAAACAACGTCATACCGGAAGGTGGTACGGAACCACTGTGCGTTAAG CCAGCGCCCTTAGAGGAGCATATTAAACCTGGTTGGTGGGTCAGGACGGTTCCACGCGGCAGTGTACGCCGGCGACTGCACAGCGAAACAACG GTAGCGGAAGAGCATGGTAAGCAGAAGGCGGCATACTATGCAGGTTGGGCGGCTGGTTTTCATCATAATCGAG GAGACGTCAACTGGAACTGCGGAACCTGCATGATACCAGGTCCGGACCCCTGGGACAGGTTTCCCTCCCCACCCTTACCGGGAAGCCATCCAAACACACCCAGAAACGGATGCAGGCCCGGCGTTTGCGTCAACAACCGGATGGGTTACCCTCCTGGAAAAACTACCCCCAGATCAGGACGTGGAAGGAACTTCCCTTGGGGTCAAGGTTATGGTGGCGAGGAGAGATTCAAAGGGCCCAGGATGAGGAATGGCCAGGCGCCATATTG gCGAAACAACTACAGTTAG
- the LOC117985149 gene encoding sex-lethal homolog isoform X5 — MCDRYPGYLFGGTPVSSWDRSFNSLENQIQQQYRGRHHPSVRCWGSMSEGGGISSAGGDRDTSRTNLIVNYLPQTMTEKDLYAMFMTIGPIESCRVMKDFKTGYSYGFGFVNFTREEDAARAIDTFNGYQLRNKRLKVSYARPSGEEIKDTNLYVTNLPRGISEDQLETIFGKYGRIVQKHILRDKNNGNPRGVAFVRFDKREEAQEAIAALNNVIPEGGTEPLCVKPAPLEEHIKPGWWVRTVPRGSVRRRLHSETTVAEEHGKQKAAYYAGWAAGFHHNRVPPIAPQRHHSLDQLDMLHRQDYNHTYHMYQPQNRYRRDFYQPAYMPHHRPF; from the exons CAAATCCAACAGCAGTATCGAGGTCGACATCACCCGAGCGTGCGTTGTTGGGGCAGCATGTCGGAGGGCGGCGGCATATCGTCTGCGGGCGGCGATCGCGATACCAGCAGAACCAACCTGATAGTCAACTATCTGCCGCAGACTATGACTGAAAAGGACTTATACGCCATGTTCATGACTATAGGACCTATTGAGAGCTGCAGAGTTATGAAGGACTTTAAG ACTGGCTACAGTTACGGTTTCGGCTTCGTTAACTTCACGAGAGAAGAGGACGCGGCGAGAGCGATCGACACTTTCAACGGCTACCAGCTTAGGAATAAGCGGTTAAAG GTATCATATGCGCGTCCGTCCGGCGAAGAAATTAAGGATACGAACCTATACGTCACCAACTTACCTCGTGGCATCTCCGAGGACCAGCTGGAGACGATATTCGGCAAATACGGACGAATAGTGCAGAAACACATACTAAGAGATAAGAATAATGGCAACCCCAGGGGAGTCGCCTTTGTTAG GTTTGATAAGCGTGAAGAGGCCCAAGAGGCAATAGCGGCACTAAACAACGTCATACCGGAAGGTGGTACGGAACCACTGTGCGTTAAG CCAGCGCCCTTAGAGGAGCATATTAAACCTGGTTGGTGGGTCAGGACGGTTCCACGCGGCAGTGTACGCCGGCGACTGCACAGCGAAACAACG GTAGCGGAAGAGCATGGTAAGCAGAAGGCGGCATACTATGCAGGTTGGGCGGCTGGTTTTCATCATAATCGAG TACCTCCAATCGCACCGCAAAGGCATCACAGCCTCGACCAACTGGACATGCTGCATCGACAAGACTACAATCACACGTACCACATGTACCAGCCCCAAAACAGATACCGCCGCGATTTCTACCAGCCAGCGTACATGCCCCACCATCGTCCGTTTTGA
- the LOC117985149 gene encoding protein sex-lethal-like isoform X6 — protein sequence MCDRYPGYLFGGTPVSSWDRSFNSLENQIQQQYRGRHHPSVRCWGSMSEGGGISSAGGDRDTSRTNLIVNYLPQTMTEKDLYAMFMTIGPIESCRVMKDFKTGYSYGFGFVNFTREEDAARAIDTFNGYQLRNKRLKVSYARPSGEEIKDTNLYVTNLPRGISEDQLETIFGKYGRIVQKHILRDKNNGNPRGVAFVRFDKREEAQEAIAALNNVIPEGGTEPLCVKVAEEHGKQKAAYYAGWAAGFHHNRVPPIAPQRHHSLDQLDMLHRQDYNHTYHMYQPQNRYRRDFYQPAYMPHHRPF from the exons CAAATCCAACAGCAGTATCGAGGTCGACATCACCCGAGCGTGCGTTGTTGGGGCAGCATGTCGGAGGGCGGCGGCATATCGTCTGCGGGCGGCGATCGCGATACCAGCAGAACCAACCTGATAGTCAACTATCTGCCGCAGACTATGACTGAAAAGGACTTATACGCCATGTTCATGACTATAGGACCTATTGAGAGCTGCAGAGTTATGAAGGACTTTAAG ACTGGCTACAGTTACGGTTTCGGCTTCGTTAACTTCACGAGAGAAGAGGACGCGGCGAGAGCGATCGACACTTTCAACGGCTACCAGCTTAGGAATAAGCGGTTAAAG GTATCATATGCGCGTCCGTCCGGCGAAGAAATTAAGGATACGAACCTATACGTCACCAACTTACCTCGTGGCATCTCCGAGGACCAGCTGGAGACGATATTCGGCAAATACGGACGAATAGTGCAGAAACACATACTAAGAGATAAGAATAATGGCAACCCCAGGGGAGTCGCCTTTGTTAG GTTTGATAAGCGTGAAGAGGCCCAAGAGGCAATAGCGGCACTAAACAACGTCATACCGGAAGGTGGTACGGAACCACTGTGCGTTAAG GTAGCGGAAGAGCATGGTAAGCAGAAGGCGGCATACTATGCAGGTTGGGCGGCTGGTTTTCATCATAATCGAG TACCTCCAATCGCACCGCAAAGGCATCACAGCCTCGACCAACTGGACATGCTGCATCGACAAGACTACAATCACACGTACCACATGTACCAGCCCCAAAACAGATACCGCCGCGATTTCTACCAGCCAGCGTACATGCCCCACCATCGTCCGTTTTGA